A region of Streptomyces paludis DNA encodes the following proteins:
- a CDS encoding immunity 49 family protein, with translation MSAAREDFANRIGGQVHSMSRGGRMTTYEWQFIAGEFLDYLGALSVETPDLGTAEAQAALKDASEAAAGAVAYAAYHPHCGFQIFLNYVNFGMSYDRGDDAPAERVTPGEWIDALCLAVLRDKAKFHGEAFHFARGKFAEQAQGTPTGELATGLMAVALDDTGDDEEYPPSAQAKLAAVDAALARVRTRAQGTTDHQPLPDQADLPDHQPLPGQADLPDHPDSAALRALRALAAEDRPAFDTALAGLLTTYAAAHGQTSSPRTLLPLVPLALSALAYRTLGWAPVVHTAYLPHALVTGFETAGPRVGAFGSGRRPDAVAALAAGPLVVERPARPAREQAVLPEVAARYEEDVRKALNPTDGKPPALWELEDVMGDQERLFKWRAADPGSDIDTQLATLKLASQMGAALFRVRLAKPGTQVEVSIDGRTLHYRADDGDEAIGAGNWQRAVAFALITGAREDLAPLVLTGPASAGTDDSAFSAYRVALHAYLKGTDPEAAVQQALYQAERAKDWGFAMPPVMLLSQLVEGDEESFNLALADALEAHRDYYRVADRADDPDASGSLDILALACHARRRGWSIRVESAYLPRYLLRAVVPF, from the coding sequence GTGTCAGCGGCACGTGAGGACTTCGCCAACCGCATCGGGGGCCAGGTGCACTCCATGTCCCGCGGCGGCCGTATGACCACGTACGAGTGGCAGTTCATCGCCGGGGAGTTCCTCGACTACCTGGGGGCGCTCTCCGTCGAGACGCCCGACCTCGGTACGGCGGAGGCCCAGGCCGCGCTGAAGGACGCCTCGGAGGCCGCCGCCGGAGCCGTCGCCTACGCGGCGTACCACCCGCACTGTGGCTTCCAGATCTTCCTGAACTACGTGAATTTCGGCATGAGTTACGACCGCGGTGACGATGCCCCCGCGGAGCGGGTCACTCCCGGGGAGTGGATCGACGCGCTCTGCCTGGCGGTCCTCAGGGACAAGGCGAAATTCCACGGCGAGGCATTCCACTTCGCCCGGGGAAAGTTCGCCGAGCAGGCGCAGGGCACACCCACCGGCGAGCTGGCCACGGGACTGATGGCCGTGGCCTTGGACGACACCGGCGACGACGAGGAGTATCCGCCGAGCGCGCAGGCCAAACTCGCCGCCGTCGACGCTGCCCTGGCCCGTGTCCGTACCCGTGCGCAGGGAACCACGGACCACCAGCCCCTCCCGGACCAAGCGGATCTCCCGGACCACCAGCCCCTCCCAGGCCAAGCGGATCTCCCGGACCACCCGGACAGCGCCGCGCTGCGCGCCCTGCGCGCCCTCGCCGCCGAGGACCGGCCGGCCTTCGACACCGCGCTGGCCGGCCTCCTGACCACGTACGCCGCCGCGCACGGCCAGACGTCCTCCCCCAGGACTCTGCTGCCGCTCGTCCCCCTCGCCCTCTCCGCGCTGGCCTATCGGACGCTGGGCTGGGCGCCCGTCGTCCACACCGCGTATCTGCCGCACGCGCTGGTCACGGGCTTCGAGACGGCGGGCCCCCGCGTCGGGGCGTTCGGCTCGGGCCGGCGGCCGGACGCGGTCGCCGCGCTCGCCGCGGGCCCGCTGGTGGTGGAGCGGCCGGCTCGGCCGGCCCGCGAGCAGGCCGTGCTTCCGGAGGTCGCGGCCAGGTACGAGGAAGACGTCCGGAAGGCGCTCAATCCCACCGACGGGAAGCCGCCCGCCCTCTGGGAGCTGGAGGACGTCATGGGTGACCAGGAGCGCCTCTTCAAGTGGCGTGCCGCGGACCCCGGCAGTGACATCGACACGCAGCTCGCGACCCTGAAGCTGGCCTCCCAGATGGGCGCGGCCCTGTTCCGGGTCCGCCTCGCGAAGCCGGGCACCCAGGTCGAGGTGAGTATCGACGGACGTACGCTCCACTACCGGGCGGACGACGGGGACGAGGCGATCGGCGCCGGCAACTGGCAGCGGGCCGTCGCGTTCGCCCTGATCACCGGCGCGCGCGAGGACCTCGCGCCCCTCGTTCTCACCGGCCCCGCCTCCGCCGGTACGGACGATTCCGCCTTCAGCGCGTACCGCGTCGCCCTTCACGCCTACCTGAAGGGCACCGATCCCGAAGCGGCCGTGCAGCAGGCGCTCTACCAGGCCGAGCGGGCCAAGGACTGGGGTTTCGCCATGCCGCCCGTCATGCTGCTGTCGCAGTTGGTGGAGGGCGACGAGGAGAGCTTCAACCTCGCCCTCGCCGACGCGCTCGAAGCCCACCGCGACTACTACCGGGTCGCGGACCGCGCCGACGATCCGGACGCCTCCGGCAGCCTCGACATCCTCGCCCTGGCCTGCCACGCCCGTCGTCGCGGCTGGTCGATCAGGGTCGAATCCGCCTACCTTCCGCGGTACCTCCTGCGGGCGGTCGTCCCCTTCTAG
- a CDS encoding saccharopine dehydrogenase family protein, which produces MKAISAISALVLGGYGAVGTHVVARLREGGGRAYAAGRDPVRADRPFDLTAGAGEAYLRALDGIDVVVNASGAEDPGLAVAATDRGIAFVDISATTPYIAALERLTPAAPLLLGVGLAPGLTGLLATALAKAPGPGPVPGQAPAPGPAPGPAGPTHPTGGPVGGPIDLAVVLGAGEKHGAAATDWSYGLLGRTFPDTHGGPPVRNYSRPRAFDLPHLGRRRLYRADFSDQHTLTRTLGVPVRTYFGTDSRAATAALALLTWLPGARRATPRGLHLPGSDGWLASATHAGTGRTVWARGRSQSRASALLAALAAHAAPALPPGVHQLTDVVTLDDVPHDDVPHEEGGITIGHATP; this is translated from the coding sequence ATGAAGGCGATCAGCGCGATCAGTGCGCTCGTCCTGGGCGGGTACGGAGCGGTCGGCACCCATGTGGTGGCGCGGCTGCGCGAGGGGGGCGGGCGCGCGTACGCCGCCGGGCGCGATCCCGTACGGGCCGACCGGCCGTTCGACCTGACGGCGGGCGCGGGCGAGGCGTACCTCCGGGCGCTGGACGGGATCGACGTCGTCGTCAACGCGTCCGGCGCCGAGGATCCGGGGCTGGCGGTGGCGGCGACGGACCGGGGCATCGCCTTCGTGGACATCTCCGCCACCACCCCGTACATCGCCGCGCTGGAACGGCTCACCCCGGCCGCGCCCCTGCTGCTGGGCGTGGGACTGGCGCCGGGGCTGACGGGACTGCTGGCGACGGCGCTGGCCAAGGCACCCGGACCGGGACCCGTGCCGGGACAGGCACCGGCACCGGGACCGGCACCGGGACCGGCCGGCCCCACGCACCCGACCGGCGGACCCGTCGGCGGCCCGATCGACCTCGCCGTAGTCCTCGGCGCGGGCGAGAAGCACGGCGCCGCCGCGACGGACTGGAGCTACGGGCTGCTCGGCCGGACCTTCCCCGACACCCACGGCGGTCCGCCCGTACGCAACTACTCCCGCCCGCGCGCCTTCGACCTGCCCCACCTCGGCCGGCGCCGCCTCTACCGCGCCGACTTCTCCGATCAGCACACCCTCACCCGCACCCTGGGCGTGCCCGTACGCACCTACTTCGGCACCGACTCCCGGGCCGCCACCGCCGCGCTCGCGCTGCTGACCTGGCTGCCCGGCGCACGGCGGGCGACCCCGCGCGGCCTCCATCTGCCGGGCAGCGACGGCTGGTTGGCGTCAGCCACCCACGCCGGAACCGGCCGTACGGTGTGGGCGCGGGGCCGGTCGCAGTCCCGGGCCAGCGCCCTCCTGGCCGCCCTGGCCGCCCATGCCGCGCCCGCGTTGCCGCCCGGTGTGCACCAGCTGACGGACGTCGTGACGCTCGACGACGTACCGCACGATGACGTGCCGCACGAGGAAGGCGGCATCACGATCGGCCACGCGACTCCGTGA
- a CDS encoding TetR/AcrR family transcriptional regulator, with the protein MTDVKGKRALKARETRRRMLGAALGLFVERGYGATTLKDIAERAGVAVQTLYFTFGNKRALLKELVDVTIAGDDEPVATMDRPWFRAALAAPTAEEQLRLHVAGTGAILARVAPLLEVVSAAAATDAEVAAEWPRGSSGPGSGTATAAAGPDPRFTVQSAAAGALVGKPGIRAGVAAPYAADVLYGLLSTELYLLLTRDRGWAPEVWERWVFETLRGQLCGGGGPEASPSEKQTSEI; encoded by the coding sequence ATGACGGACGTCAAGGGAAAACGGGCCCTGAAGGCGCGCGAGACGCGGCGGCGGATGCTGGGCGCCGCGCTCGGGCTCTTTGTCGAGCGGGGGTACGGCGCGACGACGCTGAAGGACATCGCCGAGCGGGCCGGGGTGGCGGTGCAGACGCTGTACTTCACGTTCGGCAACAAGCGCGCGCTGCTCAAGGAGCTGGTCGACGTCACCATCGCGGGCGACGACGAGCCGGTCGCGACGATGGACCGGCCCTGGTTCCGCGCGGCCCTCGCCGCGCCGACGGCGGAGGAACAGCTGCGCCTGCATGTCGCCGGTACGGGCGCGATCCTGGCCCGGGTCGCGCCGCTGCTGGAGGTGGTGTCGGCCGCCGCGGCGACGGACGCGGAGGTCGCGGCGGAGTGGCCGCGCGGGTCCTCCGGCCCGGGATCCGGCACCGCCACCGCCGCCGCCGGCCCCGATCCGCGGTTCACCGTGCAGTCGGCCGCGGCCGGGGCGCTGGTCGGCAAGCCGGGCATCCGGGCGGGGGTCGCGGCGCCGTACGCCGCCGATGTGCTCTACGGGCTGCTCAGCACGGAGCTGTATCTGCTCCTCACTCGCGACCGGGGGTGGGCGCCGGAGGTGTGGGAGCGGTGGGTGTTCGAGACGTTGCGGGGGCAGCTCTGTGGCGGCGGCGGTCCGGAGGCTTCGCCCAGCGAAAAGCAGACGTCGGAAATATGA
- a CDS encoding PP2C family protein-serine/threonine phosphatase, with product MTRRRPPSRPAIESASADDLLTTLGRLTAQARERAELQHARVELAEALQREMLPAVLPAVPGLRTAAKYAPARVGLDIGGDWYDGFALPDGALAFCVGDVQGHDVEAAATMGQVRIGLRAVAATAGGWGTSGGTAPSVDPGLVLSRANDVLLSVNSSLFATCSFLRYDPATHELESARAGHVASVWATADGRSGVAEDAGGLPLGIQEGEAYPVTRRRLTVPGAFVLLTDGVVEGPSFPLDEGLTRAAGALAAGVRAGEGPEALAARVMRVAELTGNSDDAAVLVLCHDGEA from the coding sequence ATGACCAGGCGTCGTCCCCCCAGCAGGCCCGCCATCGAGTCCGCGAGCGCTGACGATCTGCTGACCACCCTCGGCCGGCTCACCGCGCAGGCGCGGGAGCGCGCGGAGCTTCAGCATGCGCGGGTGGAGCTGGCCGAGGCGCTGCAACGCGAGATGCTCCCCGCCGTGCTCCCGGCGGTGCCCGGACTCCGTACGGCCGCGAAGTACGCGCCCGCGCGCGTCGGGCTGGACATCGGCGGCGACTGGTACGACGGCTTCGCCCTGCCGGACGGCGCCCTGGCGTTCTGCGTGGGCGATGTGCAGGGGCACGATGTCGAGGCCGCCGCGACGATGGGCCAGGTACGGATCGGGCTGCGGGCGGTGGCGGCCACGGCCGGCGGCTGGGGGACGAGCGGCGGCACGGCCCCGAGCGTCGATCCCGGGCTGGTGCTCAGCCGGGCGAACGACGTGCTGCTCTCCGTGAACTCCAGCCTCTTCGCGACGTGCAGTTTCCTGCGGTACGACCCGGCCACCCACGAGCTGGAGAGCGCCCGGGCCGGGCATGTCGCCTCCGTCTGGGCCACGGCCGACGGGCGGTCGGGCGTCGCGGAGGACGCGGGCGGTCTGCCGCTGGGGATCCAGGAGGGGGAGGCGTATCCGGTGACGCGGCGCCGGCTGACGGTGCCGGGCGCGTTCGTGCTGCTCACGGACGGGGTGGTCGAGGGGCCGTCCTTCCCGCTGGACGAGGGGCTGACACGGGCGGCCGGGGCGCTGGCGGCGGGGGTACGGGCGGGGGAGGGGCCGGAGGCGCTGGCGGCGCGGGTGATGCGGGTCGCGGAGCTGACGGGGAACTCGGACGACGCGGCGGTGCTGGTGCTGTGCCACGACGGAGAGGCTTGA
- a CDS encoding MASE1 domain-containing protein, whose amino-acid sequence MTVVQSVCVAVAYNVVGQLGLLRQVMTDGSTADGVIITPLWPPTGVALSCLLLLGLRIWPGITLGVFLSIVTIGPFRATDVGILAGNTLAPVCAYLLLRRVGFRIALDRLRDGVALVFLGALTGMLISASVGTAVLTLSGRLPAGSVWPTWSAWWTGDAMGVLVVTPLILVLRRARLPLPRDPRRWAEAGALTVTAFVVVPVATRSPLCLLFLVFPLLIWAALRFQLAGAAPCALYVSVLAITAAIDRVGPFAHHSFVEVMIGLQALNGSAALTALLLAAIVTEQRNIRHKIEQACLELAEVVTHLAPPRHGHHTRE is encoded by the coding sequence GTGACGGTCGTCCAGAGCGTCTGCGTGGCGGTGGCGTACAACGTGGTCGGGCAGCTGGGGCTGCTGAGGCAGGTGATGACGGACGGATCCACCGCCGACGGTGTGATCATCACGCCGCTCTGGCCGCCGACCGGGGTCGCGCTGAGCTGTCTGCTCCTCCTCGGGCTGCGGATCTGGCCGGGCATCACCCTGGGCGTCTTCCTCAGCATCGTGACGATCGGTCCGTTCCGGGCCACTGATGTCGGCATCCTCGCGGGGAACACCCTCGCTCCCGTCTGCGCGTATCTGCTGCTGCGCCGCGTGGGCTTCCGTATCGCCCTGGACCGGCTGCGGGACGGGGTGGCGCTGGTGTTCCTGGGCGCGCTGACCGGGATGCTGATCAGCGCGAGCGTGGGTACGGCGGTGCTGACGCTCAGTGGCCGGCTGCCCGCGGGCAGCGTCTGGCCGACCTGGTCGGCGTGGTGGACGGGCGACGCGATGGGCGTCCTGGTCGTCACACCGCTGATCCTCGTACTGCGCCGGGCCAGGCTCCCGCTGCCGCGCGACCCCCGGCGCTGGGCGGAGGCGGGCGCGCTGACGGTCACGGCGTTCGTTGTCGTGCCCGTGGCCACGCGCAGCCCGCTCTGTCTGCTCTTCCTCGTCTTCCCGCTGCTGATCTGGGCCGCTCTGCGCTTCCAGCTCGCCGGCGCGGCGCCGTGCGCGCTGTACGTCTCCGTACTCGCCATCACGGCGGCGATCGACCGCGTCGGGCCCTTCGCCCACCACAGCTTTGTCGAGGTCATGATCGGCCTCCAGGCCCTCAACGGCTCCGCCGCGCTGACGGCGCTGCTGCTGGCCGCGATCGTCACCGAGCAGCGCAATATCCGCCACAAGATCGAACAGGCATGCCTCGAACTGGCCGAGGTGGTCACCCACTTGGCACCACCGCGGCACGGACACCACACGCGCGAGTGA
- a CDS encoding DUF11 domain-containing protein produces MPSPGISAVPAAGAPAAPAGADLSVTSAPARTGPAATGLRTGPDDTYRYTITVHNHGPSQATDVKVTDLLPDSLVFVSGQQGCAAQGQEVTCGPLATLGVGDSYSWVITVRLADGYDGDGSDIVNEAAVTATTHDPVPDNNTASVTGLPVRPGPHGVADLKLFKRAELPPGKRFVSPGDTFAYVITVRNLGPGTARGVQVTDPLPHELRFVSSPDGCAPEGARTGQKVVCPLLDQLPAGETAVFRMVVRVPDHRALLRTGVQLDNIASVTSTTKDPDLGNNRNRPGTTGPDGGPLYLKPGHGGGTSGGTDSGGTDGGGHHSGGTSGGTDGGGTDGGGHHSGGSHSGGHNGGHHGGQLPDTGSDVPSWLIWLAASTLAAGSGLVVLARRNFSPRVSPRASKAEGPLV; encoded by the coding sequence TTGCCGTCACCCGGCATCTCCGCCGTACCCGCAGCCGGTGCGCCCGCCGCGCCCGCAGGCGCCGATCTGTCCGTCACCTCGGCCCCGGCTCGCACCGGACCCGCCGCCACCGGCCTCCGTACCGGCCCCGACGACACCTACCGTTACACCATCACCGTCCACAACCACGGCCCCTCGCAGGCCACCGACGTCAAGGTGACGGACCTGCTGCCCGACTCGCTGGTCTTCGTCTCCGGGCAGCAGGGGTGCGCCGCGCAGGGGCAGGAGGTGACCTGCGGGCCGCTGGCCACGCTCGGGGTCGGTGACTCGTACTCCTGGGTCATCACGGTCCGGCTGGCCGACGGCTACGACGGCGACGGCTCCGACATCGTCAACGAGGCCGCCGTCACCGCCACGACCCACGACCCGGTGCCGGACAACAACACCGCCTCCGTCACTGGCCTGCCCGTGCGGCCCGGCCCGCACGGGGTCGCGGATCTGAAGCTGTTCAAGCGCGCGGAGCTGCCCCCGGGCAAGCGCTTCGTCTCGCCGGGCGACACGTTCGCCTACGTCATCACCGTACGGAACCTCGGGCCCGGGACGGCTCGCGGCGTACAGGTGACCGATCCGCTGCCGCACGAGCTGCGGTTCGTGTCCTCGCCCGACGGGTGCGCGCCGGAGGGCGCACGGACCGGGCAGAAGGTCGTCTGTCCGCTGCTGGACCAGCTGCCGGCCGGCGAGACCGCCGTGTTCCGGATGGTCGTCCGGGTGCCCGACCACCGGGCGCTGCTGCGCACCGGCGTCCAGCTCGACAACATCGCCTCCGTCACCTCCACGACGAAGGACCCCGACCTCGGCAACAACCGGAACCGGCCGGGCACCACGGGCCCCGACGGCGGCCCGCTCTACCTCAAGCCCGGACACGGCGGCGGTACGAGCGGCGGTACGGACAGCGGTGGTACGGACGGCGGCGGTCACCACTCCGGCGGTACGAGCGGAGGCACGGACGGCGGCGGTACGGACGGCGGCGGTCACCACTCCGGCGGCTCGCACTCCGGTGGTCACAACGGCGGCCACCACGGCGGGCAGCTCCCCGACACCGGCTCCGACGTGCCCTCCTGGCTGATCTGGCTGGCCGCCTCGACCCTGGCCGCCGGTTCCGGGCTCGTCGTCCTGGCCCGGCGGAACTTCTCCCCGCGCGTCTCCCCGCGTGCCTCCAAGGCGGAGGGGCCCCTCGTATGA
- a CDS encoding DUF11 domain-containing protein produces MRIPLLRALLVALCATLALGAAPAPVPAHQPRALSFPVHETFDATPNLGTTTGNASYPGGGWLRLTSAATGQAGSWEMNDSFSTNLGIVAEFTYASYGGSAFDGKRGDGLAFFLADGSAANGTGASGGGLGYACAGSANSCNRSGVPGAFLGIGLDEFGNFSSPDVGNGGPGARPNAIALRGGGNGTSGYRYGTAVNGPGGTVETGSRANYRTVRVQVLPRGGRLLVSVWSDSGPGTALTKVISDYDVSAIANQPALPATLKVGFSGSTGGATNIHEIGDLTINVPANLSITKSGTATIPASYGPATYTVTVTNSDINDVEGAVIRDTVPALTGVTWTCTATTGSACRPASGSGNTINTLADLRRNGSVTYTILGNAPNQPVTFTNTATVTAPGNRVDTDPADNTASVTTTVTALADVAVTKAGVGSGPVRPGDQFDYRITATDRGPSDTTNVRVTDTLPAGLTFVSSPDGCTASGQTVTCPTRAALAAGSSAGWTIRVKLDPAYTGNGSDLGNRAVVSHDITDPDTANNTSPAAPPPGGVTAPQADLRTTKVTVTNTPVAPGESYEYTVTVTNQGPSVARQVRATDVLPPALRFVSSSSGCTAVTATRTVTCGPVATLTVGAAVTWTFRVALDAAYSGDGTDLRNTATADADTADPDRTNNSGTAAPPGGKVKSPTADLEFDKKSAS; encoded by the coding sequence ATGAGAATCCCGCTCCTCCGAGCCCTGCTCGTCGCGCTCTGCGCGACCCTCGCCCTGGGTGCCGCTCCCGCGCCCGTCCCCGCCCACCAGCCCCGCGCCCTCTCCTTCCCCGTCCACGAGACCTTCGACGCCACCCCCAACCTCGGCACCACCACCGGCAACGCCAGCTATCCCGGCGGCGGCTGGCTGCGCCTCACCAGCGCGGCCACCGGGCAGGCCGGCTCGTGGGAGATGAACGACTCGTTCTCCACGAACCTCGGCATCGTCGCCGAGTTCACCTACGCCTCCTACGGCGGCTCCGCCTTCGACGGCAAGCGCGGCGACGGCCTCGCGTTCTTCCTTGCCGACGGTTCCGCCGCCAACGGCACGGGCGCCTCCGGCGGCGGCCTCGGCTACGCCTGCGCCGGATCGGCCAACTCCTGCAACCGCAGCGGCGTGCCGGGGGCGTTCCTCGGCATCGGGCTGGACGAGTTCGGCAACTTCTCCTCGCCCGACGTCGGCAACGGCGGCCCCGGCGCCCGCCCCAACGCCATCGCCCTGCGCGGCGGCGGCAACGGCACCAGCGGCTACCGGTACGGTACGGCGGTCAACGGCCCCGGCGGTACGGTCGAGACCGGCAGCCGGGCCAACTACCGCACCGTACGGGTCCAAGTCCTGCCCCGTGGCGGGCGGTTGCTGGTCTCCGTCTGGTCGGACTCCGGGCCCGGCACCGCGCTGACCAAGGTCATCAGCGACTACGACGTGTCCGCCATCGCCAATCAGCCCGCCCTGCCCGCCACCCTCAAGGTCGGTTTCTCCGGCAGCACCGGCGGGGCGACCAACATCCACGAGATCGGCGATCTCACCATCAATGTCCCGGCCAACCTCTCGATCACCAAGAGCGGTACGGCCACCATCCCGGCGAGCTACGGCCCGGCGACCTACACCGTCACCGTCACCAACAGCGACATCAACGACGTCGAGGGCGCCGTCATCCGGGACACCGTCCCGGCGCTCACCGGGGTGACCTGGACCTGCACCGCCACCACCGGCAGCGCCTGCCGGCCCGCGTCCGGCAGTGGCAACACCATCAACACGCTCGCCGACCTCAGACGCAACGGCTCGGTCACCTACACTATTCTCGGCAACGCGCCCAACCAGCCCGTCACCTTCACCAACACCGCGACCGTGACCGCGCCGGGCAACCGCGTCGACACCGACCCCGCCGACAACACCGCCTCGGTCACCACGACGGTCACCGCGCTGGCCGATGTGGCGGTGACCAAGGCGGGCGTCGGCAGCGGGCCCGTACGCCCAGGGGACCAGTTCGACTACCGGATCACCGCCACCGACCGGGGCCCCTCGGACACCACCAACGTCCGGGTGACCGACACCCTCCCCGCCGGGCTCACCTTCGTGTCCTCCCCCGACGGCTGTACGGCGTCGGGCCAGACGGTGACCTGCCCCACCAGGGCTGCTCTGGCGGCCGGGAGTTCGGCCGGCTGGACGATCCGGGTGAAGCTGGACCCCGCGTACACCGGCAACGGCTCCGACCTCGGCAACAGGGCCGTGGTCAGCCACGACATCACGGACCCCGACACCGCCAACAACACCAGCCCTGCCGCCCCGCCGCCCGGCGGTGTCACCGCTCCGCAGGCCGATCTGCGGACCACGAAGGTGACCGTGACGAACACCCCGGTGGCACCGGGGGAGTCGTACGAATACACCGTGACCGTCACCAACCAGGGCCCCTCCGTGGCCCGTCAGGTTCGCGCCACCGATGTGCTGCCGCCGGCCCTCCGGTTCGTCTCGTCCAGCAGCGGGTGTACGGCGGTGACCGCCACCCGGACCGTGACCTGCGGCCCGGTCGCCACGCTCACCGTGGGCGCGGCCGTGACCTGGACGTTCCGGGTCGCGCTCGACGCGGCGTACAGCGGCGACGGCACGGACCTGCGGAACACGGCGACCGCCGACGCGGACACGGCGGATCCCGACCGGACCAACAACAGCGGCACGGCCGCGCCGCCCGGCGGGAAGGTCAAGTCCCCCACCGCCGACCTGGAGTTCGACAAGAAGTCCGCGAGCTGA
- a CDS encoding DUF11 domain-containing protein — MRRTATGTPRRRGGFALWSALAALVCVVPLWSSGGGAASAATAAERSARPSMTFAAHHRSAAAVAAVPPGGTFTYTLTAKNNGPSVARNVIAKDTLPNGIEFVSSVDGCTASGRTVTCGPEPQLSVGQTKSWTILVRLSASYQGDGSDLGNTVTGSSDATDPTPGNNQNPTPVKPPGSFEPVSDLSTVKEALGTGPTVPGQEYEYRITTSNAGPSDARNVKATDTLPAGLTYVSSADPCTASGGRTVTCGPRARLAPGASVSWTFRVKLSAAYTGDGTDLRNTAASTSDSRDPNPSDNTSPPVSPPGGVSEPQADLWTAKATTTSTPVAPGENFSYAVTVTNDGPSRAVNVKATDALPSQLRFVSSADGCTAGGTGGGATVSCGPQAVLEPGASKTWTFTVQLDPNYRGDGSDIRNTATSSSDTKDPSPNNNTSPPVGPPGSAVNRPNADLSVTKQAVGTTQPVPGTTFDYRITVKNNGPSADAYNVTLTDDLPQGLSYVASTPDGCTVSGRAVSCKRATPLKVGETTEYILTVKVDPAYAGDGSDMKNTARVTADNIDPNSDNDSNTAVPPGGGIAPPAADLGIVKKTVTDTPVAPGETFEYAVTVTNNGPSQAQQVRVTDALPAALSFVSSDDPCVSGRTVVCGPLDTLAPGASVSYVFKVKLAADYTGDGSDIGNRASVTSPTADPNSGNNTSAVTGPPGGRVKTPTADLEVTKETP, encoded by the coding sequence ATGAGAAGGACAGCAACCGGTACGCCCCGGCGGCGCGGCGGCTTCGCGCTGTGGTCCGCGCTGGCCGCGCTCGTGTGCGTGGTGCCGCTGTGGTCGTCCGGAGGGGGCGCCGCCTCGGCGGCCACCGCCGCCGAGCGGTCCGCGCGGCCCTCGATGACCTTCGCGGCCCACCACCGCAGCGCCGCCGCCGTGGCCGCCGTACCGCCCGGCGGGACCTTCACATACACCCTCACCGCCAAGAACAACGGCCCCTCGGTGGCCCGCAATGTGATCGCGAAGGACACCCTGCCCAACGGCATCGAGTTCGTCTCGTCCGTCGACGGCTGCACCGCCTCGGGCCGTACGGTGACCTGCGGGCCCGAGCCGCAGCTGTCGGTGGGCCAGACCAAGAGCTGGACGATCCTCGTCCGGCTCAGCGCGTCCTACCAGGGCGACGGCTCGGACCTCGGGAACACCGTCACCGGCTCCTCCGACGCCACGGACCCGACCCCCGGCAACAACCAGAACCCCACGCCCGTGAAGCCGCCGGGCAGCTTCGAGCCGGTGTCGGACCTGTCGACCGTGAAGGAGGCGCTGGGTACGGGACCGACGGTCCCCGGCCAGGAGTACGAGTACCGGATCACCACCTCGAACGCCGGCCCCTCGGACGCCCGTAACGTCAAGGCGACCGACACGCTCCCCGCCGGGCTGACCTATGTCTCGTCGGCCGACCCGTGCACGGCGTCCGGCGGCCGTACGGTCACCTGCGGCCCGCGCGCGCGGCTGGCGCCGGGGGCGTCCGTGAGCTGGACGTTCCGGGTGAAGCTGAGCGCCGCGTACACCGGTGACGGCACGGATCTGCGGAACACCGCCGCCTCCACCTCCGACTCGCGCGACCCCAACCCGTCGGACAACACCAGCCCGCCCGTGTCACCGCCCGGCGGTGTCAGCGAGCCGCAGGCCGACCTGTGGACGGCGAAGGCCACGACGACCAGCACCCCGGTCGCCCCCGGCGAGAACTTCTCGTACGCCGTCACCGTCACCAACGACGGCCCGTCGCGCGCGGTCAACGTCAAGGCCACCGACGCCCTCCCCAGCCAGCTGCGCTTCGTGTCGTCGGCGGACGGCTGCACGGCCGGCGGTACGGGCGGCGGCGCCACGGTGAGCTGCGGACCGCAGGCCGTACTGGAGCCCGGCGCCTCCAAGACCTGGACGTTCACGGTGCAGTTGGACCCGAACTACCGGGGCGACGGCTCGGACATCCGCAACACGGCCACCTCGTCCTCCGACACCAAGGACCCCAGCCCGAACAACAACACCAGCCCGCCCGTCGGCCCGCCCGGCTCCGCCGTCAACCGCCCCAACGCGGACCTGTCGGTCACCAAGCAGGCCGTCGGCACCACCCAGCCGGTGCCCGGGACGACGTTCGACTACCGGATCACCGTCAAGAACAACGGTCCCTCGGCGGACGCCTACAACGTCACCCTCACCGACGACCTGCCGCAGGGCCTGTCGTACGTGGCGTCCACGCCCGACGGCTGTACGGTCTCGGGCCGCGCGGTCTCCTGCAAGCGCGCGACCCCGCTCAAGGTGGGCGAGACCACCGAGTACATCCTCACCGTCAAGGTCGACCCGGCGTACGCGGGCGACGGCAGCGACATGAAGAACACCGCCCGGGTCACCGCCGACAACATCGACCCGAACAGCGACAACGACAGCAATACGGCCGTTCCGCCGGGCGGTGGCATCGCGCCGCCGGCCGCCGACCTGGGGATCGTGAAGAAGACCGTCACGGACACCCCGGTCGCCCCGGGCGAGACGTTCGAGTACGCGGTCACGGTCACCAACAACGGCCCGTCGCAGGCCCAGCAGGTACGGGTCACGGACGCGCTGCCGGCGGCGCTGAGCTTCGTCTCGTCGGACGACCCGTGTGTCTCGGGCCGTACGGTGGTCTGCGGCCCGCTGGACACACTGGCGCCGGGCGCGTCCGTGTCGTACGTGTTCAAGGTGAAGCTGGCCGCCGACTACACGGGCGACGGCAGTGACATCGGGAACCGGGCGTCGGTCACCTCCCCGAC